CCGAGAAAGCATTCAGGGGATTAAATTGagccaacaagaagaacaaatagTTACAACAAAAATATACACTCGAAATTGAAATGGGCAACGTGGACGATGTCAACGAAAACAATCGGAATAATCGGGTTGACCCAAACAATGGagtggtggcacctcttgtgccagaagctgctctttatgattgggcacaaccaactACTGATAACCTAGCCACCGCCATTGTTGTACCTCATATACAAGTGGAGACATTGCAGATCACCAACAATATGTTGCATCTGTTGCAAAATAAGGGACTGTTCTTCGGGTCATACATTGAAGGCCCACAACATCTGAAGAATTTCCTATCAATATGTGTGACCCAAAGATAGCCGAATGTGACTCCTGAAGCCATCAAGCTATTACTGTTTCCATTCTCTGTGATTggagaggctcaaacttggctgaattcGCTCCCAATAAACTCTATTGACACTTGAGAAGAATTAGTCAAacagttcttaaacaagttttatcctTCCAACAAGAATAAAAGGCAGATTGATGAGATATTGTAGTTCAGGCAGAAACCAACTGAGACCTTGCAAGAAacctgggagaggttcaagggtatgctagtgaagtgtccacaccatggcactccagatcagatgctgggacagagattctacatgggtttAGCAGACAGTTTGAAGGCCAATGTAGATGCTTCAGCTGGGGGTGCATTTTTGAGCAAGACATTCACAGAGTGCAATATTCTTCTTGACAAGATGGCTTAAAATTCAGGCTGGATGGCTAGAGGTACGACACTTACACCAATAGTGCATTctgttgctcttgacccaaacaattcccatgcagagaacatagccactctcatgacTCAGATGAGCATactgacaaagaaaattgatgagatgggtacaaaGCAAGTGCACATTATTGATACAACAAATGGAGGATTGTGTACTCCTTGCATAAACCAGTCATATGtgtgctcgtggagtggagagaatgacAACCAGGGATtcagagaagacatgaattatgtCAATAATTTTGGAGGTCAGAGGCAAGGTGGGCAACAATGGGGACCAGCACCAAACCAGCAGTACAGACCCAACCTGCCATAACACAACTCCAATTCTGGAGGCGCACGGCCACaaggtcaagttgtgccttatcaaaggcagcATGGTTATAATCAGCAGCACCAGCAACAGTTGGCCTACCGACCACCTCATCAACAACAGGACAACAACATGGTAGAAATCAGGGGTATGCTACAACAACTCATTGGAACAAATGgtaagatgcaagaaaagttagcaACACATGACTCAGCAAtcaaaggcattgaaactcaaCTGGGATAGCTGTCTAAGGCTTTGAACAATCGCTTGCCTGCAAATACAAATATTAACCCAAAGGAGCAAAGCCCAAATCAGCTAATGCAGTGAGTCTCAAGAATGAAAGAGATTTAGATAGAGAGCAAGCAGTTGTTCAATCTAGGAGAGAGACAACACCAACTACTCCAGTTACATTAGAGGCAGATGGTTCAGCAGAGCTCACCGAGGTGGTAGTTGAACAGGCACAGGTTGACAAGGGTAAGGCAAAGGAAGGTGAACAAGTCTCAGAAcaggtggcacctcttgtgccagaagcttccaacaaagaaaagacatCAAGTAGTGGACAGGGGTTGACTCCTACACCATTCCCTCAAAGAttggcaaaacaaaagaaagatgatcatAACAAAAAATTCATGGAAATACTTCGAtagattcaattgaatattccactgatggatgctttgagggaaatgccaGGGTATGCAAAAATGATAAAGGACCTGATGTCGCGGAAATTTAACTTCCAGGACCTGTCCACTGTAACTCTGACACAGACCTGCAGTGTGGTAGTGACAAGACCTACGGCCCAAAAGGTGTATGATCCAGGTAGTTTCACTATCCCATGCACTATTGGGAGTTATgtttttgctaaagcattgtgtgacttgggagccagcataaacttgatgctcTTGGCAATCTATACAAAACTGGGCATTGGCAGAGCTAGACCAACCTCAATGTTACTGCAACTAGTTGATCGCACAGTCAAAAAACCTACGGGAATTCTTGATGATGTGCTTGTGCAAGTGGAGAAatttgtatttcctgcagactttgttattcttgattgtcaggtGGATGAAGAGATACCTATCATTCTGGAAAGGCCATTCTTAGCCACTGGGAGAGCATTAATTAATTGTGAGAttggagagttgaaaatgaggttgaacaataaagaaataatattcaacgttCAACAATCCATGAGGAGACCCAGTGAATTTGCAAACTGCTCACTAGTGGAGGCCGTGGATGTGATACTGCAAGAAGAGGATGAGACCCTTAATGTCAAGGATTCACTAGAAGTctgcttgatgaatttggaagagatggGCGGTGAAGGGTTGGCAGAGTGGGTCATGGCTCTCGAAGGTCAAGGATTCTGTAAAAGGGAACCTCAGTTCGAGCCCCTACGCTTAGAAGAGAGAGCAACACCACCTGCAAAaccatcaatagaggagccaccacagcTGGACTTGAAACTGCTTCTATCCCACCTCAGGTATGCCTTCTTGGGGCCTAATTCTACTTTGCCTGTTATTATATCATTTGGTTTGCTAGCTGTGCAGGTAGAGCAACTATTGGAGGTATTTCAAGAATGTAAGACTTGGTTGGACCATGATAGACATAAAGGGTATCAGCccagccttttgcatgcacaagattcttctggaagaggggcacaaaccttccagggaACATCAACGACGGCTGAAACCGAATATGAAGGAAGTAGTAAAtaaggaagtgatcaagtggctggatgcgggtatcatcttccccatctctgacagCAACTAGGTCAGTCCTGTCCAATGTGTGCTGAAAAGGGGAGGAATGACGGTCATACAAAATGAGAATAACGAGTTGATCTCAACTCGTATAGTCACGGGGTGGCGGATTTGCATGGACTATCGGAAACTGAACACAGCCACTCGAAAGGACCATTTCCCATTGCCTTTCATTGACTAAATATTGGACAGGTTAGTTGGGCGGTCCCACTTCTGTTtcttggatggatactcggggtataacaAGATCTTAATAGCCCcggaagatagagagaaaacacccttcacttgtccatatggcatctttgcctttcggagaatgctCTTTGGACATTGCAATGCACCGGCTACATTCTAGCGGtgcatgttagccattttcactgacatgttggaggatattatggaggtatttatggatgatttctccgtggagggggattcatttgaagattgtcttcacaacttaagaagagtgctcaaaagatgtgtggagacaaatctggtgctgaattgggaaaagtgtcattttatggtacaagaaggaatAGTGTTGGGGCATCGAGTATCCAGCAAGGGCATTAAAGTCGACCATGCCAAGGTTGATATGATTGAGAAGCTGCCATCGCCCACTTCGGTAAAGGCagtgagaagtttccttgggcacgccggGTTCTATAGGCGATTCATGAAAGAGGTTTTCAAACTTTCTAACCCCTTATGTAAGCTGCTTGAAAAGGATCAgccctttgtgttttctaatgattgcaggttagtttttgaggagctgaagaagatATTGGTGACTACACCCATCATAgttgcacccaactgggagcaactgttcgagctcatgtgtgacgccagtgattatgctataggagcagtcttgGGGCAACGCAAAGACAAGATGTTGCACCcgatttactatgcaagcaggacgCTCAGCGGTGCACGGCTCAATTACACTGTAACGGAAAAGGAAATGCTGGCTGTAGTGTTTGGCTTCGACAAATTCATGTCGTACTTAATTGGTTCAAAAGTTATTTTTTGTACTGAACATGCAGCAATTAtacttgatagcaaagaaggagtcaaagccacgcttgattcgctgggttcttttgctacaagaattcgatCTGGAAATCCGTGACAGAAAGAGGACGGACAATCAAGTGGTAGACCACCTCTCAAGATTGGAAGGAgctgaaaagagaatggaggttGAAGACATAATAGAGACATTCCCGAATGAACAGTTACTTGTTGTGACAATGGAGGAGACGCCATGGTATGCTGAAATTGCTAACTATTTAGCAAGCGGTATTGCACCTTTTGAACTCTactcaattcaaaagaaaaagttcttccgCGATTGTCGAGCCTATTATTGGGACGAACCTCTATTgttaaaaatatatatagataACATGATCTggaggtgtatccccgagaaagatcaacCTTCTATTTTGCAAGCTTGtcatgcttcaccatatggtggacacTTTGGAGGAATCCGGACAGCAGCAAAAGTGTTGGAATCGGGATTGTATTGGCCTACCCTGTTCAAGGATGCCCATTCTTGGGTCAAACGTTGCGATGAATGCCAAAGGACAGGCAACATATCTCGCCGTCACGAGATGCCGATGAccacaattcaagaggtggaggtTTTTGACATATGAGGGATCGACTTTATGGGGTCGTTCGTCAGCTCGTATGGTAACAAATATATATTGGTAGCGGTTGACTATGTCTCCAAGTGGGTCGAAGTGGTGGCTCTCCCAACCAATGATGCAAAAGGGGAAACAAGTTTCCTAAAGAAAAACATCTTCACACATTTTGGCACCccgagagctataatcagtgatggtggaacccatttttgcaatagagcGTTCGCACGTCTgttggaaaagtatggagttTGCCACAAAGTAGCCAAACTGTACCACCCACAGATGAGCGGGCAAGTTGCAGTGTCCAATAGAGAAATTAAAAGTGTCCTGACAAAGACAGTGAATGCAACAAGGACTGATTGGGCgaagaagctggatgatgcattatgagCATACCGCGCAGcattcaaaactccaattggtatgtcaccgtacaagttggtgtttggaaaggcatGCCACCTTCCAGTAGAGCTCGAACATAAAGCACTTTGGGCACTACGGCAGTTGAATCTGGATATAGAGACCGCAGGCACCAGCAGAGTCACTGAGTTATATGAGCTCGAGGAATTCAGGTTCCATGCATTTGAGACTGCTAgattatacaaagaaaagatgaaaatgatACATGATAAGAACATCTTATATCGGAACTTCAAGTCTAgagatctagtgttgttatacCACTCGAGATTGAGATTGTTTCCGGGTAAGTTGAAGTCCTGATGGTCAGGACCCTTCAGAGTGATGCAAGTGTTCTCAAGTGGAGCTGTAGAAATTGAATCCGAAGATGGGACAAAAAAGTTCACAGtaaatgggcaaaggttgaaacattaccttggaatGGTCGAAGAGAAAGGGGATAGAGTGGTGATAACTTTGGAAGAGCCCCAGTACGCAAATGAGGAGTGATAATGAAAGCCGGCATTGTGCTGCGATGTTAATTCAGGCACTTCTTGAGAGGCAACCCATGGTTTGTTATAAATCATCATGTCGCGACGTTAACTAAGGCCCTTTTTGGGGGCAACCCATTATTTTCTTACTTTGGTTGTTGTAATTGATTTTGTACGACTTTGACCGATCTACTAGTGTGCAGGGCAAAAGTTATACGTATCGGAAGGATTCGGGGGGTCGAAATTAACCCGAGAATAGGTAAAAATGCGGCAAAAACAAAAATTAGCTAGAGACGAAGATCCGCGGTCGCGAATTGGACCGGGGATATGGCCGCAGATTTTGGCCTGTGTTCTGTCCCCCGTCCACGACTGCGGATTGGACCGCAGATTGGGGTGCAGATATTTGGTCCCCCTCTGCCCAGAATCCGCATCCGCGAATTGGACCGCGGATATGGGGCGTGTCCaggtaaaaaaatttaaatttttagtcaaatattttttttattttccctaACTTAAACGCCCACCACCCCCACTTCCCCCACTTCTCTTCTTTCCTTCCTAACTTCAAGTCCCCAAACCCTTCTTCTTCCCGCCACAACTAAAACGCCCCCCTCCCTTCCCCCATATTTTCCTTTCAACGCAAGACTCTTCTCCTTCCTTCTCTTCTCCACTCAACCAATCTTCAACCTCCGTTCTTCTCAAGATCTCCAAGTAAGTACATGATTTTATtcctctttcttagtatttttCGTTTTTCTTTACAGTGATTTTTTTCAATCTTTTCCCTTGCTATTATATGTATAGGGTAGTAAAATCGTAGGAGCTTTTGTCTgggatttggattgtggtttatATGTGGTATATGGAGTCTATTTGAATTGGTTGATTTGGGGGAAGCCATTGTTGGGTTTGTCAGGAATGGTAGTCTAATTGGGTCTTTGGGTGACTTGGGGGGACATATGCACACTACCTATTTGTTGATTTACCTTAATGAGTGTTGAATATAAATTGTGACCAATTGTgcgagtgaagtctgagtaaccgtcATTGGGTCACATACTTCGCTCTCCACTGATAGTAGTATTTATTGTGTAGGTAACATGCAACCTTCAAAGAAGAGACGCGCACCGGCAGTGCAGCTACCGAGGCTCATCTCGGGGACGGGCACCGGCAGTGCAGCTCAGTTTGATCATACCAGGTTTGTCTCCAGAGCTGCCCAAGACCATTTCAGTTTAAAGGCCACTAAATGACCTGTATCGGAAAGGGGTATTGACAGGGCGTCCCTCCAGGATGAGTGCCCTAATATGTATCAGGAGTTGATCAGGCACAGATTGGACAGCTTTTTCGAAGAGCCGGAAGAGGGTAACTTGATGCTTGTCCGGGAATTCTATGCCAATTACCCCGAACATGAGGATAGAATATGCATTGTGCGACACACGAGGGTGGATGCCTCGATAGAAACCATCAGGAGAGTGTAGCGATTACCTGAATTCAATGGGGAGGAGGATTTCTATGATACTTACAGGAGAGAACCCATCATATGAAACAGGTTTTTCAGAACTATCTGTGCACCAGACAAAGAGGTAGTGTGGGTTGTGCCGGAATCGAAGCTACACTCTGCCTCACTCACTTTTTAAGGAAAGTGCCAGTTGTACATCATCAACAGTCGCTTGTTGCCGTCCCACAACACCACGGAGATAAATGGTCCGAGAGCTGCCTTGATCTGGTGCTTCGTGAATAGCCATGACTTTGATGTGGCCAAGGTTATTTAGTCTGAGATGTTCGTCCGTTCACCACAgaagaggtatgggttctttttcCCCTCTCTGATCACTAGATTGTGCCGGGCAGCAAGGGTGCCTGAGAACCCAAATGCGGATGGCATAgtaaagaaagaagcaaagttcCGGACAGACAAAGTGACCATCGGGAAAGACCCGGTGGCACCAGGGGCAACTCATAGTGACGATTCTAATGCATCGTAAGAGGGCGATGAAGGGCATGAGGAGGTTGAACCTGCCTCACCCCCACAGGAACAAGCTGCAGCGGCTGAAGGACCATCCTAGTTCATACGGAGTACACAGATGACAGCCTTAgaacaagacatggcaggactgcGCACTTCCGTCACGGAGTTAGGGGCTAGAGTTGATACTTTGGCCACCCAAAATGCGAAGTCAGAAAAGAAAATCATGGGTTGGCTACGTGCGCTAGGGATGGCATGTCATCTCGACCCTGGCACTGTCTCCGATCAAGACTGATCCACCAGGGAAGTTCCTTTACCCTGCATTACTTTACTTTGTatgacatggggacatgccatctttttaagtgtggggtgggggatactttgttgtatgttgtatgtagatAGTTTTGTAGTTTATTTGTATAAATCAATTTTGACTTgacccgacgatggatatcattcgacgggtttcttgaagGACTAAAGTCGATCGAAAAAAAAACTTTCTTTTGtagtagtgtatcaattccccccccccccccccttggtttttctttaaactacggttctttttcaaggattttgtttgaaccgggtgtagttagttttttatttttagttaggaACTTATGTGCTATGGGCAGAATTAGAATAGGATCCCTTAATTTCGTAATGCCCTGAATATAGCGGTTactttagtgtgacgcttaggctcatttgTTGACTCTTGTAAAAAGGCCTTAAAATATATGTTCTTAATTTGGCTTAAGTACCCTGATCTGAGTGTTTGATGATCTAATCTGGAATGAGTCATGTGTCATGTGTGTGCGAGACTTGTTATATTCTGTGCACGACATTTAAcgcctagaacttgccctgtgtgtctgCAAAGTGAAATGGTAGTCCTGTTTagtctgggaagtgatataggcatttctttgttgaaccatatatatacatactccaCCCACCTATTTGCCATGTAccatagttaaccccgttgagcctgtaatcttattTCCTTGGAAATCACATTACAAGCCCTATCccttgtttgaattaaccatctttTTGAACCCTTTACCTCTCGTAAGCACTTGAAACACTATGAATTTACAAAGGATAAAGTGTGGGATAGTTGGtggagcttttgagtggaactagggaaataaggagaaaggtatatcttgttggaaaagccacttgtgaaaaaaaaaaaaaaagaacattgttaatagtgtatcatgttgattggtaataattctttggtggcttttaaggtgattgtgctcaaagaagaagtgtggggtggtatatgtggtgttaaagatgaaaatattggtttaactTAGGTGTGGACTTGATTGTAAAATAAATGTATTAAAGTGATTAGGAAGGTATAGTCActatta
This sequence is a window from Nicotiana tomentosiformis chromosome 5, ASM39032v3, whole genome shotgun sequence. Protein-coding genes within it:
- the LOC138892249 gene encoding uncharacterized protein encodes the protein MDALREMPGYAKMIKDLMSRKFNFQDLSTVTLTQTCSVVVTRPTAQKVYDPGSFTIPCTIGSYVFAKALCDLGASINLMLLAIYTKLGIGRARPTSMLLQLVDRTVKKPTGILDDVLVQVEKFVFPADFVILDCQVDEEIPIILERPFLATGRALINCEIGELKMRLNNKEIIFNVQQSMRRPSEFANCSLVEAVDVILQEEDETLNVKDSLEVCLMNLEEMGGEGLAEWVMALEGQGFCKREPQFEPLRLEERATPPAKPSIEEPPQLDLKLLLSHLRYAFLGPNSTLPVIISFGLLAVQVEQLLEVFQECKTWLDHDRHKGYQPSLLHAQDSSGRGAQTFQGTSTTAETEYEGSSK